One genomic window of Chloroflexota bacterium includes the following:
- a CDS encoding tetratricopeptide repeat protein, which produces MPLQHDKSSMEQYVKEAVSLAIQGRWQEAVGANKAILKLFPDDVETHNRLGRALMEMGDYAAAREAYGRALELDRYNNIAKKNLKRLSELGESAQKENYHKVVIDVFVEETSKARTVSLVKLASKEVLAQMSPGEEISLYVEGEKLIAKSGQGEYLGEVEPKFGLRLAKLIKGGNRYSAVITSLEEDELKVLISETYQDPSQAGRLSFPPKKRERFRPYVKERLLRQRAEEESDEDLEAAEPEMEGFSEVDF; this is translated from the coding sequence GTGCCTTTGCAACACGACAAGTCAAGTATGGAACAGTATGTCAAAGAAGCCGTCAGCCTGGCAATACAAGGCCGCTGGCAGGAAGCGGTAGGTGCCAACAAAGCGATCCTGAAACTTTTTCCAGATGATGTGGAAACTCATAACCGGCTGGGAAGGGCCTTAATGGAAATGGGAGACTATGCCGCAGCCAGAGAAGCTTATGGGCGTGCCTTGGAACTGGACCGCTATAACAATATCGCTAAGAAGAATCTCAAACGCCTCTCAGAGTTAGGGGAGTCAGCTCAGAAGGAGAACTATCACAAGGTTGTCATTGACGTTTTTGTAGAGGAAACCAGTAAAGCCAGAACGGTGAGCCTTGTGAAACTGGCTTCAAAGGAGGTTTTGGCTCAGATGTCTCCCGGCGAAGAAATAAGCCTCTATGTGGAAGGGGAGAAGTTGATAGCCAAGAGTGGGCAAGGTGAGTACCTTGGTGAGGTGGAGCCCAAATTCGGACTGCGCTTAGCTAAGCTGATCAAGGGCGGCAACCGTTATAGCGCTGTCATAACGAGCTTGGAAGAAGATGAGCTGAAGGTGCTTATCAGCGAAACTTATCAAGATCCTAGCCAAGCAGGACGCCTTTCGTTTCCACCAAAGAAGCGGGAAAGATTTCGTCCATATGTCAAAGAGAGATTACTTAGGCAGAGGGCGGAGGAAGAATCAGACGAAGACCTTGAGGCGGCGGAACCGGAAATGGAAGGGTTCAGTGAGGTTGATTTCTGA